A stretch of DNA from Echeneis naucrates chromosome 3, fEcheNa1.1, whole genome shotgun sequence:
CACCCTGTCCCGTATGAAGAGCAGGGCTCTAGGTGGCCTGGAGACACGGCTTTGCAGAATCACAGGAGCCCGAGGCGGTGATGTTCATGTGATGGCTTCACTTCAAAGTGTGAGGACAGACTGGGTGCCACAGAATCCCTCAAACCGACACTCCTGGTTTTCTTCACGTGGAGTCAGACAGGTAGAAATAACATGAAGCGCACATGAAGAgcaccaaacaaaaagaaaaaccctcaTTATGTAACAGTTTCATGCAATGCAATCAAACacaatctttctttcttttctttttttttttttattctggatTGATTAGGTTGGCTGTAGAGAGCAGGTGTGGTTTgtaggaggagggggaagaagCAGGGCACAGCaagtctgtgtgtgatgtggcAGGCAAGAGATTGAGCatcatgagtgtgtgtgtgtgtgtgtttgtgtgtgtgaaagagagctagagagagagaaggagggagggagagaggggcaGGTGGAAAAGGGGGAGGGGTCTGGGGTGGTCCAGATAGTCGGTCCTTGTGTACCTCACACACTCTCAGCCGCTGCGCATCATTCAAGGGTAGCCCTGCCAGACGCTCTCCCCGGCCAGCCTTACTTAACAACAATCatcagaacattttatttatttatttattattataattattatttttttttatttatcttcatttcCACCCCCTGCTTGTCTCTGAAGCCAGCCAGTTCACTTCATCCCTCCCTTATATGGGGGAAAACCAGCTCTGCCCGGTGCGGTCTTGCTCCACAGTCCGAGAAGAAGCGCACGGTGGGGAAAAAAGGCAGACGAATATCAGAAGGAAACAGCCGTGCCGTGCTTACAGCGCATCATGAGGATACTACAACTACCAACAAGGTATAACCGTATCACAAGTGTGGATGTGCTCTgagctggtggggggggggtgagatgGTTGGAGACTTGCGGCTGGGTGGGATGCGTTCATTTGTTCTGTGTTGTCTTATCGCAGCAGTGCTGAGGATGCCTGCATCGCGGaatactcccccccccccccccccccccccccccccccccccaccatgtTTTCATCCATTCCGCTTATTCAAAATGTCTATACGGAGAAAGCCCCGAGTCTCTCCATCTGGGCACAAGTTGCTCTCGGTAGTCGCATGGAAGtcagtaaatattttacattgtcAGCTGACAACCATCAACGTCCAGATCCCCTTCACACGATCAGGAGGCTGAAGTGTGTCTATGcgggtgctgctgctgctgctgctgctgctgctggttgtgtttggtttttctttgttttgttttgttgtggttgtttgtttgttttttttctttttcttgtttgtttgtttgttttgtttttgtttttgtttttgttgttgttcatgaGACTTTGCCAATCTCATGCATGGCTTCTGAAGTGATCACGTTGAGCCTTTATTTTGTATACACTAAAAAACAAGAGCTCAAAGCTGTCTTGAGACCCTAGAATACAGTCTGATGCTGCAGTAatctatatttaaatatatatatttatttattaaagagagagggagaatctGCTCCTGAATGGGACAGATCTCCTCTGATAATCCGATTCTTTAACTTGCAGCATCATGTCCCTTTGACATGACATTGCCAATGAACCTTTAAAGTAATTTTGCACTGGataatacccccccccccttttttttcttgataaaCAAGTGGGACACTGCACAATGTCGACTCTCCAATCAGGCTAAACAAGGTCCTTGAATTAGATGCAGACGTGATGGTGAAGGCAGAGAGCTCGGGTGAGTGTGGGCTGTACTGCAGCGTAGTGTAGTTGGTAAAGTATCCTCTGCTCCGAACTCTTGATGCATTTTAATTGAAACCTCTCAACTTATAAATTAAAATCGGGGGCCAAatctaaaaaagaaacaacaaaaaaaaaacaaaaaaaaaaaccttgctacaaacatttttgtgtcttgCTATTTTAAGGCACTGTTTCTGCTTCACTCCACTGTGGTCTGGGCTCCCAGACTGCTGTACACGTTTTTTTGGCAGTCAGTTTCAGCTGATTGGAAAGCAACCAAAAGTTCGAGGCGGAAAATGCTTTTCTTAatctattttcattttgcaacaAACCAGACTTTAGCACCGGAAGGAGGAACGGAAGATAAATGGGATAATTAAGTTACTTGATTCTGTCTCATGGCTACAGTAACCTTTTAAGGGGCGCTCGTCTCCTTTCTTATTCCAATATACAGTTAATCTTCAATCCTGCCATTACCAAGGACCAAAGGGAATACAAAATTTACCCTCTTGGCTGCTATCGTTAATAAAATATTGCCTGCATAGAGCCCATTCGAATAATGACTCACCTTCCACACAATCTGGGGCCATTTGTCCCACTGTTAAATTGGTATATTCAAAAGGCAATGTTGTATAACCACATTGTCTTGCAATGTTGTCGTGACGCCCTTTGCCTCACTGTGGTGCCTAAGTCATTTTAACTGAACAACCTGTATGAATATTCgcagagctgagctgaaaaGACAAAGGGAGTAATTCCTgtgaataaaaagagaaaaaaaattctttgttcACAGGGAGGACCTGGCATGGACCGCTGTGTCTAAATGAAGTGGCTCAGCCATGCAATGTTCCTGGAAGGCAGTGATTCTGCTGGCCTTGGCCTCCATTGCCATCCAGTACACGGCCATCCGGACACTCACCTCCAAGCCTTTCCAGCTGTGCCCGTTGCCCAGCCCCCAGAACTGTGGCCTGGGAGGCCAAGAGACAGATCCTCCCTTTGAGCGGGGTGCAGCGGGAGGTGGAGGCTGCGATGACTACCCTTACTTTTCCATCAACGCCACCCGTAAAACACACATCCTGGTCCTGGCCACCACCCGCAGCGGCTCTTCCTTTGTCGGCCAGCTGCTCAACCAGCACCAGGATGTATTCTACCTATTCGAGCCTCTTTATCATGTTCAGACCACGCTGATCCCGCGCTTGTCCCACAGCCGAAACGCTGCGGACCGGCGCGTGATGCTGGGTGCCAGTCGAGACCTCCTGCGCAGCCTATACGGTTGTGACCTCTATTTCCTGGAGAGCTACATCAAACCAGCGCCCGCAAACCACACCACAGATAAACTGTTCCGCCGTGGTGCCAGTCGAGCGTTGTGCCAGCAACCTGTATGCGATGCATTTGGTCCTGCTGATGTTAACGTGGAGGAAGGGGACTGTGTAAAGAAATGTGCGTCTCTGAACATGACCTTAGCTACGGAGGCATGCAGGGAAAAGCGGCACGTGGCAATAAAAATAGTCCGCGTGCCAGAAATCGGAGATCTGCGCGCCTTGGTGGAGGACCCACGGCTGAACATTAAAGTGATTCAACTTGTCAGAGATCCACGTGGAATCCTGTCGTCACGGATTGAGACCTTCAGAGATACCTACCGTCTGTGGCGTATTTGGAGGGCAACAGGGAGACGGCCCTATAATCTAGACTTGAGTCAGCTTACAGTTGTCTGCGAAGACTTTCTCAGTTCCGTTTCAACCGGTCTCAGTCATCCATACTGGCTGAAAGGGAAATACATGCTAGTACGCTATGAGGATTTGGCTCGAAATCCGCTTCAAAAGACAAAGGAGATCTATGACTATCTAGGGCTGCCTATGGATAAAAATGTGGAAGACTGGATACACGCGAACACTCGGGGCAGCAACGAGCCCTCAGCAAAACACAAGTTTGGTACAGTGAGGGATTCAGCAGCCAATGCGGAGAGCTGGCGCTTGAAACTGTCTTATGACATGGTAGAATACACACAGAGTGTATGTCAAAAAGTACTTCACCAGCTTGGATACAAGGCTGTGAAATCAGTAGAGgaactgaaaaatatgtcactCTCACTGGTACAGGACAAAACTTTTGTACCTTTTTTGTAACAAAGATAGTTCTCTATTGActatttttgatatatttataattgttgCCTTATGATTTcctgagtttatttttttgttcccGTAATTTTGTTTCTTCGAATTTGCACTAAACTTCAAAGATGTTGAATGCACAGAGGGAACTATGGATTATTCCCCGACGTTAGGGAAGAGCACACTTAAAACACAAAGTAATGAAACAAGCTAGTTTACAAATGTCTCATCATTCAGTTTTTCCATCCATAGAACTAAGGCAAGATGCTGTCTGCATTAGTCTCCTGGATGCAAGCTGTTGTTTCAACAAAGTGAAATGTTGCCCTTCAAAAAGATGGGAATGGGAGTTggaaggttttttgtttttttttttgggttttggtttgttttttatgtttgttttgtttttgtttttttttagtcctcTGTCGGCAAAATTTGGATTGTACAAGCCTTACTGTGCAATAAATAGTGAATGTCGCAGTCAACCTTTACCACCATGGCATTTGTATTCACAAGGGAAGGGAAGAGATGCCTCTGACAGATGCCACACTTGCGAAGGATAATTGCAGACAATTAATAGGCTTTCAAGTTAAAAAGGACAGAATCCCACTGGAGGTCATAAGTGTATCATCAGAGGATTTATGACCACCTGtgatagacaaacacaaacaactgagAGGTAACACTGAAAATTTCATTACCGTCAGTGTTTAAGGGggataaatattaaaaacatggATGTAGACATTGTCATCATAAGTCCTTGTCGAAGCAGACATGGAAGCATCCGCATGAGCTGCATTCATCGGTTCAATCATTTGTGTAtgactttatttttgaaaattgttCAATCCCATTAATTGGAAATGATTCAATGTGAATTTCACCCTGACTCTTATGCCTACAGTTGAAAGGATTATGGCACTCTCACCCATTGGTAAATCACTTCAAGAGTATCTTCTTTTGTATCTCTTCAGATCAGCAATGTATGAAAACATCGCACAACCAAAATAACGTGTGCATTTTCTTCCAGGTAAGATAAAACAGCTATTAAGACAGTGTTTATCctccatttaaaataataataaccaaaGAGGACATGACTTTGTCAAACAGCTTGGACTGCAGATGCTCATTTTGCAGGGTGCGTGGAAGGCATGTGTTgtacaacacaaccacaaataCAAACTAAATCTACACTAAATGTATCGAAGGCGTGAGAATGAGATGGCTGCACATAATCCGGGTGAAATCCTCTGATCTGTAGAGTAACAGCTGTTATGTTTCTTGCATATTTTGTGTCACTGTACTGACCCTTTGCATCTCACATAACGTGCTTTTTGTTGTCCTGCGCCTGTCCTGAAATGAGGCTAtccatacatatacatataaatatatactgGACAGTTGGTTTCTTTTTAGTTTTCGTATCCAATTTGCTAATTCTCTAATCTCTCAAAAGTCaagcacaaataaaatcaaaataactgCCTGAATTATTTGATTGTGAAATCATCCATCTTAtaatattgtttcatattgatatatatactggtgcaaaaataaacatggaTTTGAGACCCTAACACGGCCCAAAGCAGCACAGATATTCCTACATTGCTTTAATGTAATGGTGTATTTCCCTGTATTATATACTATCCACCTGCTTGGGCAATTGTCCTCCCAGTCATTGTGCACAATACAGCCAGTCAGTCcatgctgtgctgttttttcaAATCTCCCTCTGTTAGTGCAGCAGTTTAAATTGAATGTCAGCTTGCATTATCCAGATCAGACGCTGTCACGAATCTGTGGACAAAACATAGCTGCAGCTACAATATACAGAGTAGACGCTGCTTAAATTTCTAGTGGGTAAACATGCagagttgaaaatgaatatgcCGCATTTGAACACAAGGCAGGTTATTCAGGGCGGGAATTAAATATTGTTTCTGCTTAATTACAAAACAATGCCAAtatgaaggaaatgaaatggCCTGTcatgaaatgattaaatgaaaaacaaaataaattctggCCTTTAAGTTTATCCATAATGCCATCTACAGCTTGGaggttttaatttgaattgCTGAAGTTGTAATAACACTGAAGAAGCGATAAACGTGCAGGTACACTCTGAGTGAAGATTAAAGCACAATCAGCCCTCCACActggtaaaaatgttttttttcttttttgtcagtttaGCCTTTTTACAGAACCTGACTTTGAATTCTGATTTCCACAATATCTAACTGCAGAAGAATAACATGGGGCAAAAGATGCTTACTGATTTTCATGCAAGGAACACTGGTCTGCCCATAAGATAGCCCTGTGAATGGAGCATCACACACCCTGGCTCATCAGTATTGGTGACTGGATGTCCATTGAGATGCAGAGCACAAACCTTTGATCCTCCTCTGTGCTGAGGCTGGAGGCaaactccctctctctctccttctctatacctctccctctctctctttctggttGTGCGTTCTCCATCACCCACCTCTCtttctacttttatttatttatttatttattttatttttaagagaTCTCAGGGGATTGTTACTGTGCTTCAGTACTCACACTCTGTTTTCACTTTACCTCCTCTGGATGCGCTTGGcatacttttaattttaaaactgaactcTCTTGCAAAGCTGCACTTCACTTCTgtacatgcacatttttttcttttagcgaTGAAAAGAATAGCTTGGGAAAATACGCCTATTTTCTTTCTGTCGGCAACTTCAGTGGGAAAACTGCTACAAGTCTTCAGCCGGTTAACTTAGCTCAGCACAACAGACTATTTCTTGGCTAGTTTCCTCCTGTTTGCCACATTGATTCAACCAGCGGAGGGCTGTGACTACATATTAAATGTACATTCATGAAAGTGCTATCAGTCTAACTGGCAGAAAGTGAATGTGTGTACttcctgaaatgtaaaaatgctcATATGACAAGCTGTCCTGTAACAGGCAGCCTTCAACCTGACAGTAGGCCTCTTCATCGGCTTTATGGATTCGAGATTGCATCAGAAATGCCGGTGTCTGAAAAGTGAATTTAGCCTTTGTCTTTGCTGAGCTATTTATAATAAATGTACTTACTGTTAAACAATGAGAACTAACGTTATCAGACAGATTGTCAATAGTCCTGCGGTTGAGTGTCATCTCAGCCAAACATGCACACTTCTGAATTTAAGCTCTTAAATTAAACGTCACTTGGCCGCTCGCTTCCAAAGCCGTACTGTGGCAGTTCTGCCTGAACCCCGCACACAGTTTGCTGCCTGCTTCCCATGTGTCTTTTTGCGTCGGTGCATCTCTGGCTCTTGCTGATcccttgtgttgtttgtgtcccAGGGCTGAACATATGGTTCGCAAGCCTCTGCAAGAAAGTACAGcaaatccctctctctctttctacttttttttttttttttttttttatattcgCATCTCTTCATAATGCGACCTTAATAGTCTGACCCCATGTGACTGCATGACAGAGCAGGGAGATGTCTGCTGCGTTGTGCCTACCGTTTACAGACAGGACATGTCCTGGTAAATTATTAGTTGTTAGCAGACAAAGACTGCTGAGAGACAATATATTTAGAGAGTGTGCAGTAATAAAGTGATCATTTGAACAAAAGAGACCTGGGTTTGAAATGCGCTGTTAGAACTTCACAACATGTctcacttttgtctttgtgtgagtgaATCTGTGAGTGTAACTGCTTCTCTTCTGCTGCTTAGTGGGTCGATGTCTAGTTATGAAGTGAACAGCTCACTGAACTGAACAAATCCTGCAAATCCCGGCAATTAAAACATGCCGGTGTCCCTGCACCTAAGTGAACAGTGGGTGCAGTATGTTCCTTACAGGCATTCATTCCCATTATCTTTGACCTCTCAACACGTCACCTAGTGTTGATGACTGGACTCTCAGCAGCCTGCATGATTCAGTCAGTTATGCGATCAGGTGACTGCTTAAGGTCTCTGCGGCTCAAAGCTGTGGATGAAAGCTGAGCATTGCAATCAAAACTATTCATGTGAAAACCACAAGAcagttttgtttgacttttctgCACAGGTTGCCCAAGTTGTGATTTGATTGCTGATAAAATGGCAGTGAGGGCTGAGCAGGCTTGGCTTTGCCAGAAGCAATATGAGCAGCTTAATTGAAGCTGTCAGCAGGTCGGTGAAAGAGAGGTATAGCAACCAGGTCATCATGTAGTTAGAGATCCAGAGCAGCCTGATATGTGTAATGGACAAAGCAGCTTTACAATGGAATTTTAGCAGGAACTGTTATCTCTTCAAATTATACAATTTTTGTGGCTGGATTGAATTCAGATCGCAAACTTAAATCATATTTGTGTATGTTAAGTTAAGGTGCCCTTCAGCGTTGCTTTAATGTTGCACGAAGCATGCGCCTGAAAGACCCCTCAGCCTGAAATGAACATGAATCGCACTAACTTGTAAAACGAGCATCGAATCATTTGCTTTTCATATTAATCTATTTTCCTGGTCAACCTTTAATTTATTAAAGCATTAAATCTTACAGTTTGCATGgacttatttttaaataaaaaggggagtgaaaactgaaaatgacactCTGTCCCTTAAACAGTCCAACTAGAAAGCATCTCTCCTGCTTTCACAaccatacataaacacacactcacagaggaGCAATAGAGGTTTATTTTCCTCATGGAAATGTTGGTGTAAGTGAGTAggagtttctgtgtgtgtgtgtgtgtgtgtgtgtgtgtgtgtgtgtgtgtgtggtgtgtattTCTGCACTCAGCATTGGTCGGGCCTGTCGGCGCATCTTACGTCACTGTGGTCATCTGTGGCTCTCTTGctttgctgctgatgctgaaatTCTCCCCTCGGCCGGCCTGAAAAGCTGAAATGAGATTAGCACTCACGCATGCCAGCAAACATATATGAGCTAAAACTGAAAGCCCTCCACGCTGTGGAAATGGGAGACACATTGGAAATATCTCAATTTCGTAATAATTTGACATTGGTGAGTGGCAGATAGATGAGAGTTGTCTCTCTTCCATACCTTGCGCAACATTGCCAGCACATCATAAAAGGCTAAAACTGCGACGGGACAGTCTGTCTACGTCTGACTACATCAATTCTGAAACTCTGAACAACCAAacatacatttgttttctcagacACCATGGCTGTAAATCACAGCTCTAAGGGTGCAGTGGTGAAGCACGGCATTAATGTAGgtctgaaaaaatattttgtaatataataGAAGTCTTTCTTATGGGCTATCTTTGAGTAATAatctgttttgggttttttttttctttttcttctatgCGTATAGAGAAAAAGCAGGAGAGTATTTCTCAGAAATCCCTTCTGATATGAGCACTCATTGTGGGGATTTACGTGAAAACCCCTGCAGGCagactgcagatttttttgACTTGACTGTGCGTCAAGGTTTTTGCcaatttttctaaaaaaaaaaaataaaataaacaaaaaagagagaggcgAGGGTTAACCCCATGACACGTCTTTAAATCTGACCAGCAACATATGTGCCTTCCTCCTATGATGTTACTGGAGAAAAGCAGAGGCTGGCACACGCAGTGTCCACATTGAGCCTTTGATTTGTGTCCAACGTTCATTTAATACAGGGTTTCCTTTTACTTAGATAGTTCCTGTTGGAAAATTTTATTCCAGCATAGTCGCAGCCACCTGGGACTTGAGGCAAACAAATTGCAACATCACACACCAATACTGGCTTTGTAAACCAACAATAGACTGGTGGATATAAATGATGATCAATGTATTTCCATGGTACagccacctttttaaaaaggacTTATGTGGTGAATCAATTTATGACTTTTAACGTGAAAATGTTTGCAAGAAAACATGATTTGAAATAATATATGTTAAGCCCACTTATGCatagcatttcttttttcttttttcttttttttttttgaaaaattatgaaacaGATATATCCAAACTTGTACCTCACTTTTAAATCTTATGTGATATTTATAGAGGCCATCTCCTTCAACATCGTTACAACCTTACAGCTCTGCCAAGTGAAATGGTGTAAAAGATTCATACACCATTTCTACATTCATTTCTAGATGGATAAGACTCTTTGGTGGAGAATGGTATTATGTTTTCCTCCTGCAAACCTGAGTTTACATACTCCTGGGAGCTCCTAAACACACTTTCCTGTCCATTAATTTTAGTGCCTCTCATTAATTTGCTCTCATGGTGAGATCTACAGCATGGCTAAAATGTCTGTTAAAGAGCTAAAGGGAAAAACAAGGCGCTCCCTCACAGTGTTATTAGATTAATACCTCGGTAAGATTATCTGCAGACAAACTAACAGAGCAGTCCTTCTAATGCTCACCGTTCATTTGccttaaagacattttttttttccgagcAGAAATCAGAATCATTAAAAACAGCTCTACAGTACACAGTACATGTACTAAACAAGGAGAGTACACTAAGTGTGGCTACAGACAAGGCCAACATGTCAAGAAAGACAGAGTCAGATATTAATTTGGATTCCaagacaaactgcagtttggttTTTCTGAACTTCTGTCTTCATGGTCATGTATTTTGCATATCCCAGACAAATgcaaatcttcatttttatttgaatattatcAATCAAAACACACTTTAAGTGTCAATATCCTAAGTTTATTATTACTCAGAGAACTTCTATCCACAGGTATGCAATGAATCAAATGCAGTTGATGATTTTGGGATTATTCAGGTGAGAAAATATCCTCTCACCTAATAGCACCAGTGTTGACAACCAGCAGAGACAATCTTGGCATTTGTGTTATCTGCGCTTTTATTTGCCTCGATTAGAATGGAGGCACTTTCCTGCACTTCACTTAACCAATTTTGATGATCATAAAACTGCTGTCACATtatgctgtgatttttttttttttgttgttgttgttttttttttagctctcaCTAAGCCTCGAAAGCAGTAGACGCTGTGACACTGCACTTTGAACAATTTTTGTGATGATACAGAACATTTTCCAGGCTCAGTCTGCCACCAAAGCAGCCAAAAGAGGAAACTGTTGCCCTTGTGCAGCAGGTGCAGATCTACCTGCAGTGAAGCATATGCCAACCAAAGGCAATGTGATGGCGAAAGGTGATGTTAAGAAGTCACACATCTGCTCGAGTACAGGGTGAAATGGATGAAATGATGGGCTCATTTCATTCAAACTGCTCTATTCATTGTAAATATAAACTTATATATGAACTATACTGAATTAAATTTCTGATGTTTTGCATCATTCGTTGTAGTGTGTATATTTAGTTTTGGTGAAATATGGCACAGTCCAACACGAGCCTTGAGAGAGTTACCGTCTTCGTTTTTTGCCAACCCATCAAAGTAGAACCATGTTCTGTCTTTAGCTAGTCCTGAGCTGCAGGGAACAGCCTCGTCGTACTCTGTCACTGGAGACTCACAGAAGTGCCTGACTGACAGTCcatcctgcagctctgctcCCAGCAAGGCTCTGTTTCAGAAAAGTTGCCACACGAGTCCAGATAtgtctctttttcagctgttcCTGTGCTTTGAGTCAGGAAACTGGGACATATGCTTTGTATAGAATCCAGATCTGCAATAGTGAAGATGTGAAGTGCCTTAACATGCAATAATGGTCATTGGCCAATTACCATCCGGGAATGGGGGGGACCCCAGTGGTTATACAGAGAAGTCAGAATGTGTTGAAGTCTGTAGAAAACTGTTCATTCTTCTCACTGAATTTATTACCTAAATTAgcattttcctaatgagtttatggtctcagttgctagttttaagtcttcaactatatatatatatagtacagCATATGTTTGACAGACTGCACCCAGGACTGGGTACAAAGCAACTCAGATGcgccccttcctcctcctcctcctccattttcctCTTGTTTCAATAAACCATGGTCCTGCAACTTGATATGACACATATACCCAGTCCCCTCAATACTATACCAATATATAATGATTGAATCCAACAACATTAAGCCCAGCATTAGGACTCTACTGGCACACCAAcatagtgtttgtttgtttccacatGCAGCGCATACATGCCATGGAGCAACATTACCATATTCAATCTCCAATTAGCAGTGGTTCTCCATTAACTCCTGTGGCAAAAAAGGAAATCAGGCTCTTTAGCTGCACTATAAACCAGCAAGTCACTAACTttgcctgtttgtctgtcaatCTGGAGGCTGACAGGGAGCATAGGCTTTTTTCCAGCAGCGTATTTCTCATAAGAGCGGAGAGATTGCACCAAAACtgctgaaaaccaaaacagtgaGCTGAAAGATTCACAAAGCTGAACTGCAGAGGTGGCTGATATTTCTCTGAGTTCATcactggaggagagagaaatgtgGATGTGGTTACATTGTTGATGTAAGTTGATTATATTACAATAAATCAGACCCTGTTGCACTCTGACCACCATTTATCACCTTGGCCCTTTGACAAACACTTGTATTTGGACACATTAAGAGGTCCGGGCCagcaagacaaagaaaaatgctttatttcctctctggtCTTTGCATTATTTAGCATTCAGTGCACCTTTTCGTTCCTTCCCAGTCTTGGATATCTTGTTACAGTGGAGCTGTGACTCAACCCTGACTGGGAAGCAAAACCAGGATGTCAAGTCTTTGAAATGCAAGGATTGTGTATGCCCGTTGGCAGCGATGCCCCAGAGCTGTACACACAGCCCATGCACCGTGTAGTAATGCTATGCAGTGCATATACTGTAACGTAACATACATTCAGGCTCATGCACACTGACActtgtgcgcacacacatataacATGAGGCGGTCTGTCTTGGACGGgtttttgaaattaaattatcaCAGTGAATTTAAACACCAGTTGATATCTTGAGCAGAATATTGACCTGATTTCTTTTCTACCTATGCCTTGGTATAcgttttaaaatgtgtcctcCTAATGTCCAACATTTTCCAATTACTGTTTAAGTCTACAGTTAAACAAAAGCCAGTTTTATGACAACCTcagttaaatatttaatgtttatgtgaGAATTTGTCAGGAGAAAATAATATTGTTCCTGTGTTTTAAGAGAAGTGCCCTGtacattttaaattctaaaatCATGCCGTTGCCTGGACCTTTGACATTATAAAGACTCTACAGGAGAAATCCAGAATGCTTTTTTTGAAATGGCATGAATAAAGTCAGCTCTGCAATAACTGCTCACACACTCAAATGTCACAGGGTAGCAGTTGAATTAAGGCTGAATTTCAGTGATTCAGTGATTCAGTGATTCCACATTAATACCTCAGCCACAGTCCCCCTGACTCGCTCATTTTCAGATCAATTTGTTGTGGTTCCTTTATtggcaaacacagagacagatttgGCAGGGAAAGCCTGTTATATGTAGCATAGCATGTGTCAAAGCCTTTTTTGA
This window harbors:
- the chst1 gene encoding carbohydrate sulfotransferase 1, whose product is MQCSWKAVILLALASIAIQYTAIRTLTSKPFQLCPLPSPQNCGLGGQETDPPFERGAAGGGGCDDYPYFSINATRKTHILVLATTRSGSSFVGQLLNQHQDVFYLFEPLYHVQTTLIPRLSHSRNAADRRVMLGASRDLLRSLYGCDLYFLESYIKPAPANHTTDKLFRRGASRALCQQPVCDAFGPADVNVEEGDCVKKCASLNMTLATEACREKRHVAIKIVRVPEIGDLRALVEDPRLNIKVIQLVRDPRGILSSRIETFRDTYRLWRIWRATGRRPYNLDLSQLTVVCEDFLSSVSTGLSHPYWLKGKYMLVRYEDLARNPLQKTKEIYDYLGLPMDKNVEDWIHANTRGSNEPSAKHKFGTVRDSAANAESWRLKLSYDMVEYTQSVCQKVLHQLGYKAVKSVEELKNMSLSLVQDKTFVPFL